A region of Allocoleopsis franciscana PCC 7113 DNA encodes the following proteins:
- a CDS encoding GNAT family N-acetyltransferase — translation MDVNPCFSFLTPYEPAPTSQDVVTTGVSNFTIRTAQVLDLTTLAEILTDSFHPRTGVIRWAYPMLRLGIYEDLRNRLRANSPHYVCLVAVADGSKVTDSGEVLAGTVEIALRSPPSWQPHGSQYPYISNLAVRKSYRRLGVARQLLLACERTSLEWGFPDLYLHVLENNHQARQLYLKAGYQLHQVEPSYSAWLFGQPKRLFLHKHLDLGGTS, via the coding sequence GTGGATGTGAACCCCTGCTTCTCTTTCTTGACGCCCTATGAGCCAGCCCCTACCAGTCAGGATGTTGTTACGACTGGTGTATCCAACTTTACGATCCGTACCGCTCAAGTGCTGGATCTGACCACTCTGGCAGAAATTCTAACTGACAGCTTTCATCCTCGGACTGGGGTCATCCGTTGGGCTTACCCTATGCTCAGATTGGGGATTTACGAAGATTTGCGAAATCGGTTGCGAGCTAACTCACCCCATTATGTTTGTTTGGTTGCGGTTGCCGACGGCTCTAAGGTTACGGATTCGGGTGAAGTTTTAGCAGGAACTGTGGAGATTGCGCTGCGTTCTCCACCCTCTTGGCAACCCCATGGTTCTCAATATCCTTATATTTCTAATCTCGCTGTCAGAAAATCGTATCGGCGACTGGGAGTTGCTCGACAATTACTCCTCGCCTGTGAACGAACGTCTCTAGAATGGGGGTTCCCAGACCTGTACCTCCATGTGCTAGAAAACAATCACCAGGCACGGCAGCTTTATCTCAAGGCTGGATATCAACTGCACCAGGTTGAGCCGAGTTACAGTGCATGGCTGTTTGGGCAACCTAAACGCCTGTTCTTACATAAACACCTTGATCTGGGTGGAACGAGCTGA